The sequence ATTTTTTGGAAAGCTCATTGTCAACACACACTAAAATAATTTCAGAAATTACATTGGAAGTATGCGGTCCTATTAGTAACCCATGGGTTTCATTATTGTTCAGCCATGTTGTTGATTTATCTATTTGGTTATACCATTCGTTGTTTTTATTTTTATTTTTCTTGGCTTCTTCTTTTCCAATCAAAGCCCATGCTATAGAATGTGTATAGATACTAGGAAAACAATTTGAAATATCAGCTTTTACTAGATATTTTTTTCCTATAAAAATTTTTTGTTCTGGATTTCCATCTTTTTTATGAGTTTTGTAGTTCATTTCAAATATTTTTTTACTATCAAATATTTTTCTGATATGTATTCTACTAATTTTATGCTTATCATCTTTTGTTTTTTCTTTAAAATGTTCTCTTAGATTATCCCAATTTTCTTTTAAAATTTTACACTGTTTATAGTATGCAAACGGATTTGGTATTGCTAGAAGTCTAGGAATATTTATATTTCTCATGTTTTCATATTTTATATATAAAAAACTTTTCTGCTCAAAATTTATATCTTTATTATTAACAAAATTAAAAAATATTTCAGATGATAAAAAATTTGGTATTTTATCAGCAAAAAGACCATTAGCCAATAAGCCTTCAAAAAGTTCATTATCCGATATTTCACTTAAACATTCGTAATAACTTTTTATTTCATCTAAAGATATTTCATCTATAGTTAAAATATTGTTTTTCATTGTTTTCCTTTACGCCACTATAGCTAAATTTAAATCATCTAACAAATCATCAAAATTTGAAAAAAGTTTGTTTGCTTTAAAAATGCCACCTTTATCGCCTAGTAGCTCTTGTATGTCGTTTTTATCAAGACAAGAATTTGTTATTATGTAGTCTTTTATAAGCCTTAAAAACTCCATTTGTTCATCGCTAAAACTTATACCCTTATTTATCTGCCTACCACACCAAAGCTCAAAACGAGAATTTGCAACTGAACTAAATTCAACTAATTCATCATTAAAACCAATGGCAAATTTTATAAGTTGTATGAGATTTGTTAAGCACTCTGCGATGCTAACTTTCTTAGTTCTTACTTTATTATCTTGAATTACATAGTATGCTTCCCAAATTTTTTCAGGTTCTAAAAGTGAGGTTTTTAGTTTCTCATCAAGCTCTTTTATAAGTTTATATGTAAGAGATTTATTTTTGTAATTTGTATTATAAATTATGCTAAGAGCCTCTATTTCATCTTTGTTTTTATCAATAAAATCTTTAAAGCTTACTATAAGCTCTTGTGCTTTTTCTTTACTAAAATCAGCACTTACAACCTCATCAGTTGAAACCAAATCTATATAAATTTTTGATTTTGAACTAAGGTCAACTAAAAGTGTTCTAAGAGCTGGGGAATTAAATGGTTTTACAGTAGCATCTTTTAATGCATCTATTTCATCTTGAGTTTTACTTATAGTTTTATCACCATCAAGAGTATCTAAAATTTCATTAGTTATATTTGACAAACTTTTTCCATCTGTTAAACTTTTGATTTTATTTTTATCATCGTTATTTATATTTGCCTCTATTCTTACGATCCTACCTGCTAATGTGCTAAGAGTATCATCGCTTATATCGCCTTTTGCAACATTTTCTAAAAGTTTTTTTAGACTTAAACTTTTTTTTCGCTCAAGTGTAGATGAGAGACTTTTTTTACTTTCCGTTACTCCTACTGCGTCTATGATGTAAAATTTATCTTTTGATATAGCATTTGGGGTTATACTTTGTAGGTCATTTGAGTTTATAGTTCTAACGCCTCTTCCTTTCATCTGCTCATAATAAATAGAAGATTTAACATCTCTTAAAAAAATTATTACCTCAAGAGCTTTTATATCTGTTCCTGTGGCTATCATATCAACAGTTACTGCTATACGAAATTTAGGGTCTATTTTAAAAGCTTTTATAAGACTTTCTGGATCTTCATTTCCTATGTTGTAGGTTATCTTTTTGCAAAATTCATTTCCTTTGTTAAATACTTCCCTTGCTAGTCTTGTTATGTTTTCTGCGTGATTATCATCTTTGGCAAATATCAAAGTTTTTGGTACAAAATTTGGCTCACGTTCTGGAAAAAGCTGTGTAAAAATAGAATTTTTATAACACTCTAAAACGGTTATAATTTGATTTGGAGCTAAAACAGAATAGTCAAGATCTTTAGAAGAGTACTCTAAGTCTTCATCTAAACTTTCATATCTTTGCTCTCTAGTTCTTTTATCTATCGTAGGAATTTCTCCTGCCTCAATGGTGCTGCCACCCTCTGAAATTTTAGTTTTAATCCTAAAAATATTGCAATCAACATTGATTTTATCAACAATAGAGCGTTCCAGCGGATAAGATGAAACCAAATTTTTATTAAAATATCCCAAAGTTTGTTTTGAGGGAGTAGCAGTTAGTCCTATCAAAAATGCATCAAAATATTCTAAAACTTGTCGCCACTCTCCATAAATACTTCTATGACACTCATCAACTACAATAAAATCAAATGTTTCAATAGGAACTTTTGGATTGTACACAACATTTTTTTGTTGGACTGGTTTGGTTTCAAAAGCTGAAATTTCTTCATTTACTTCATCATATTCTGATTCATTTTGCAACATAGAGTATAATCTTTGTATAGTTGTAATAACAACTTTTGCATCTTTATCTATAGCATTAGTGCTTAAGTGCTGAACTATATAAACTTCGCTAAATTTACGGTTTTCATCACTTAAATGAAAATTTTCAAATTCTTTTTTTGTTTGTCTTGCTAGGTTGTTTCTATCTACCAAAAATAGTACTCTTTTTGCATTTGCAAATTTAATTAATCTATATATAAAATTACAAGCAGTATATGTTTTACCAGCACCTGTTGCCATTTGTATAAGTGCTCTTGGTTTTAGATCACGAAGTGAGTTTTCGACTGAACTGATTGCCTCAAATTGACAATCTCTTAAATTTGCCCTATTAAGTGTTGGAAAATTTTTAAACTTATTCCTAAGAGTGCTTTGTTGATTTAAAAGTTCTCGTAAAAATTCAGGTTTATGAAAGGCAAATATTTTTCTAGATCTTGGATTGTCATCCTTTAAATTTGTAAAATAAATCTCTTTTGAATTGCTTTCATATAAAAATGGTAAAGGATTTTGGTAACACCTTACATTTTTTGGTAAATTATTTGCGTATTTTATTGACTGGTTTTCTACTCCGCTTAGTGATGTTCCGCTCTTTTTTGCTTCTATGACACCGCAAGCTTTTCCATCTATAAAAATTAGATAATCAGCTTTAGTGCCATCTTGCATAACAAATTCACGAACAGCTATTCCAAGAGATGCTGTTCTATTAAATTCAACCATATCTTGAATAATAAAACCAGCACTAATAAGTAATTTATCAATATCTATTCTAGCAACATCTTCAGGATTCATACCAACAACTTAAATTTAAAATAATACTTTAATTATATCAAAAAATTAAAAATTTAAACTTCCTGTGATAATATAAGCAAACATAAAAATTTACTTATATTATCATCTGCCCATATCTAGTGTGTTGTGATGTGGTTTTATTGTTTTTTCTATATTTAAAGAAATATTAAATTTTTTACAAAATTCATTAATTGTTAAGCATTGTAATATTTATTAGAAATACTTCGAACAACTCTCCAAAATGCAGATTTGTTGCTATTGTATCCATTGTTATTATTTTTTGTATCATTTACCCACTTAATTTGATCATTTATAGTAAAAATTATTTTTTTCATTATTTATATCAAATAATTCATCAACATTTATAGAGTTACTAGTCCATCCATTTGTAGCTTTTCCTACAAATAAAATTCCATCATCTTTATTACATGGATAATCCTTTCCCCGTTGAAAGCAAAAAACTCTAGTATTTATTTTTTCTAAAATATGCCTTAACTCACTTAGCATTTCTGCATATAATGGATAAATTTCTTTTTTTATATTATTGATATTGGCATTGCTATCCATGAATACACCTTTTTATCTTAAAAGATGTTTTATTAATTATATAAAAATAATTTAAATATATAATATAATTCTTTGCTTAGTGTCTTTTAAATAAAAACACTAGCATTTTTAAAATAAATATTGATAGTGTTATTAAGATATACCATTAAAATTCATCATACATAGATGATCTTTTAGAAGAACTTTGGGCTTTTTCTATTCCACTTCTACTAGATGAATTATTATTAGATTTGATTACAGATATACCATTGGAATTAATAACTTCCGTATCTCCTGACATTGATTTTTGCATAGCTCTAGTTGCAGCCTCTGCTACTTTTAAAGTTTTACTATTAAAACCTACAGTTACACTACACTCCTTTGTTTCAACTGAAGCTATTTTCTCAATTACAACAACCCCACGTAATGCCGCTTCAGCATTATTTTGTATCTGTGTAGTCTCATTTACAATAACATCTCTATTAATAGTCTCTGACTCAGCACCAGCCTCTATTTTTGCATTTTCTGTTTGTTGAGAAAGTTCATCAATTACATCTTTTGAAGTAATTTGCTCTTTAAAAAATTTAGCTATATCGGCTTTAGCTTTTAATTCTGCTCTTTTAAGACAAGCTTGTTTATCTCTTACATCTCCTATCTTCATTACATCTTCGCTTGTAGCTTTTAGTTTGATATTGCCACTTTCATCAATACCAACTGAATCTATACCTGCATTAGCTATTACTACAATAGCACAAATTGATAAAAACTTTTTCATTGATCACTCCTTAGTCATTACATTCATTTATTTCAGTATAAAGCAAATTAAAATCGATTCTTTTTTTATTTTCTATATCTTGATTGTCTAATTTTATTAATATATAAAAAATTCTTTCTTTGGTTATAAAATGTAAATATTGAGTTTTATTATATAAATATGGATTATCTACATGCTTAGGACTTATAGATTGCAACAGCACTATAATACTATTGTACTGAGTATCAATTTCCTTATCATAATAAAATTCTATATTGTTTTTTTATCAGCAGCTTTAAATTTCTTTAGTTTTTTAAGTGTGAAAAAATAAGGTAAATCAGATATAAATTCACGTTCAAGATTTGCATATTGACTTTCAAATGAACCACTTAAATCCATAATATTCATTCTTTTTTTATCAGGAACACATTTTCTTATCCATACTTCATCTTGATTATCAATAATCTTAAAAACAAGACCATGGATATCAATAATATTTAAATTTTTATTAAATATTTTTTCTCTTATATGGTCATCAGTGATAAAATATGAGCGATTATCTACTACAAAATTTGCCTTTTTATCAATATTATCACTTAATTTTTCAGAAAATTGACTTATAATTTTTTCTGCCTTTTTTACATAATTCTCATTCATTTTAATTTTTACTTTAGCTACAAAAAATTCATTTATATCACCCTTCTCAATACGATTTTTTTATATATATAAGCATCTTTAAAATTATTGCCTCTTATATCTCTAGATTTTATTAAGTCGCTTCTGTTTAAAGGTTGAATATCTAAAATTTCAATATCGTAAGCATATCCGTCTTGAAAAGGTTTAATTATTTCATTTTTAATTAATTTTTCAGCATTTTCTTTTTTATTGACTTGATCATCGATATAATTTTGCAAAACACCTGAACTTAAATCCATGTGATTTATGTTTAATTTACTTAAGGTTCCTAAAACCTTATTTTTTTCTAGCTTTACATCTGCTATAACTTTGTAAATACCACCTTCGTTTGCTTCATTTATCTGTTGGTAGTCAAGCACATAGGCATTTGAGTGGTTTATAACTTCTTGTTTTAATTCATCATTATTTAATTCTTATTTTGATACCAAGTATTCACCTACGCCAAATTTCATGGCATTTTGTATAGCATCTTTTTTAGCTTTTTCTAGGCTTTCGCCTACTCCACTGATATTACTAACATAAATAATATTTCCATCATCTCTAAGTTCAGGGTTTTGCGTTATCTTTTGTTCTGACTCTTTATTAAATTCAAATACTCCAGTACTTGATGATACATTATTTGCATTTAAAACAGAAACCAAGCACCAAACTAACAAAACTATTTTAATTTTCATCTTCAACAACCTTTCTTTAATTGTTAAACTCTATTATATCTATATTTATTATAATAGACTACATTAATTTTGTAAGTATATCATTATTAATTTTAAAATAATATATATTCCAACCTATAATATTTTTAATTTGTTTTGCTTATAATCTTAGTTTTTGCAAGAAAGGTTTAAGTAATGATTGATTATGCTTAACTATAAATTTATATACTAAAATACTTGAAATTATAAACTCACTTATTTGAATAGCTATTTTTTATTTTTCTTGCATTCACTTAGTATGTCTTTGTTAGTTTTAAAATTATCTCACAAACAAATAAAACATAAAATTATTTTTAAAACTTATATTTTTTTATATCATTGTATTTAATATTACCTAGTTCATTTAATTTATAATCTCTAAAATTACAATTGCAATGAATTATGTTGCTTTTTGCAATAGTTTTACTTACAGTAATTATCAATTTTCTTAGCAATACTAGCAATTATGCTGTCTCCTTGCTATTTTGTTTGTTGATATTCCTTATTTTATAAAAACTGAAAATACTATGAAATATTTTAGAGTTTAATAAAATTCTGGGAACAAATTTTACAAATTTGATAAAAACTTAAAGAAGTTAAACTATCGTTAAAATGGAGATTTTTAAGTAGTAATGGCTCCGGATGCTGGATTCAAAAATATATAATTCTTAAATATTATAAAATGATACAAAATACCCTAAAATAGGTATTTTTATAGCTTCAGCTTACTCTAAGTTATACTAGAATATCATGTACTTTTACAATTTTTGGGAACAAATAGGGAACAAATTTAGGAATGGCTATGTCAAAAAATTTAAAAAACTATAATTCAACCTTTGGTGTTAATAAATACCCTGGGGTTTGGATTAATAATCTAAAAAATGGTGATGTTGTTTATTATATAAGAATTAATATAAACAATAAAAAAGCAAATATTAAAATAGGTTCAAAATCAGAAGGAGTTAATGTAACATATGCATATAATAAGAAAAAAGAATTTGATGCAAAACAAAGAAATGGTGAACTTCCCGATAGCATATCTAAAAAAATAGCTCATAAAAATAGTAAAAATTCCCTTACTTTTGATCAGATAGCACAGAATTTTTTTAATTTTAAATTAGAACAAAATCCAAACAATGAAAAAAACATTAAAGAGCAAAAAAGAGATTATGAAATTTATCATAAAGATAAATTTGGCAAAATGTACACAATAGATATTACTTCTGAAATGATAGACGAACACTATAAAGCACTTACTAAAATAATTTCGCCAAAAACAAAACGAAAACTATCTCAATCTAGACTAAACTCTATAATAGGAATAATAAGAACTATCTTTAACTATGCCATAAGAACGAATAAAATAAACCACATAAGTCCATATAAAATAGAAACTAAAAAACCTGACAATAAAAGAGAAAGATTTTTAGAAATTGTAGAAATAGATTTACTTCGCAAGGAAGTCGCTAAAAAAGGAGATTTTGCCCTAGAATTATTTATAGAACTTGCTCTTTGCACTGGAGCTAGACTTGAAGGTGTTTTAAATATAAAGAAAAAAGATGTATCCTTATCAACAAAATCAGTTATAATAAAAGACTTTAAAACTTCTAGTAAATATACTGGATTTTTAAGCAAAAAAGCTTTGAATATGATACTTAAAATTTATACTGATATTTCAGCAAATGATTTTTTGATAAATAAGCCAAAAGCTACAATTCAAAATGTTATTCAACCGCTGCTGAACAAACTTTTCAATAAAGACCTGGAAATTTATGATACAGCTAATAGAGTAGTCATACACACACTAAGACATACCTTTGCATCCCATCTTGCAATAGCAGGAACTCCTATACTAACTATTAAAAAACTAATGAATCATTCAGATATAAACCATACTCTAAGATATGCAAAACTCATGCCTGATAGTGGAAAAGAAATTGTAGAAAACTTATATGAATAAAAATAACTTATCTCCCAATTCTAATTTATCTTTATTTTATTTAACTATCAGCAAGTTAATATATTAAACACAATAAAACTCAGTAATTAAATTTTTTACTCTAATTTGCTCTAAATTACTATATTTTATTTACTTTTTTAAATTTCCAGTATTTTTTAACTAAAACTAATTTCCAAACGTATAATTAGTATTAAATAAGATTAAGAAAAGGATAAAAAATGGATAATGTAAATTTTTTAAAACTAACCATTGAAAGTCTTGAGAGACAATTTCAGGGCAGACAAAGCTTAAATAGGAAAGAAACAGCCAAAGTCCTTGGCATAGGAGTTTCAACACTAGATCTCAGGATTAAAGAAGGAAGAAACTTGCCCGAATACATAAAAATTGGCGATGCTAAAAATTCAAGAATAGTTTTTACTCTAGTTGCTATAGCACAATATTTAACTAATGCAAGACAAAAGGTACTTTGATGAAACTAAAAAATAATAGGACTTGTAAAATAAGCATAAGATTAAATGACGATGAAATGGATAGTCTTATGCTTAAAGCTAACTTATCAGGATTTAGTATATCTAGTTACATAAGATATATTATATTGCACTCTAAACCACCCATTCATAAATTTGATAAAGCTATGATTATAGAATTATCAAGGATAGGTAATAATATTAATCAAATAGCAAAATATATAAATACCAATAAAAGCTTAGATAATGTTGTGTTAAAAAGTTTAATAAGTATTGAAAGCTTACTAAATAAACTTGTAGTATAAAAGGTTGATGAAATGTTGATTAAATTTTTTAAAACCAAAAACGGTGGAGGTATAGCTGGTATAAATTATCTCTTAAACAATAGGGTAAAAGAAGGAACCGCTAGGGTTTTAAAGGGTAGTGAAAGCTTTACAAGAAGTATAGTTAAAAAAAA is a genomic window of Campylobacter blaseri containing:
- a CDS encoding tyrosine-type recombinase/integrase translates to MSKNLKNYNSTFGVNKYPGVWINNLKNGDVVYYIRININNKKANIKIGSKSEGVNVTYAYNKKKEFDAKQRNGELPDSISKKIAHKNSKNSLTFDQIAQNFFNFKLEQNPNNEKNIKEQKRDYEIYHKDKFGKMYTIDITSEMIDEHYKALTKIISPKTKRKLSQSRLNSIIGIIRTIFNYAIRTNKINHISPYKIETKKPDNKRERFLEIVEIDLLRKEVAKKGDFALELFIELALCTGARLEGVLNIKKKDVSLSTKSVIIKDFKTSSKYTGFLSKKALNMILKIYTDISANDFLINKPKATIQNVIQPLLNKLFNKDLEIYDTANRVVIHTLRHTFASHLAIAGTPILTIKKLMNHSDINHTLRYAKLMPDSGKEIVENLYE
- a CDS encoding plasmid mobilization protein, which encodes MKLKNNRTCKISIRLNDDEMDSLMLKANLSGFSISSYIRYIILHSKPPIHKFDKAMIIELSRIGNNINQIAKYINTNKSLDNVVLKSLISIESLLNKLVV
- a CDS encoding DEAD/DEAH box helicase family protein; translation: MNPEDVARIDIDKLLISAGFIIQDMVEFNRTASLGIAVREFVMQDGTKADYLIFIDGKACGVIEAKKSGTSLSGVENQSIKYANNLPKNVRCYQNPLPFLYESNSKEIYFTNLKDDNPRSRKIFAFHKPEFLRELLNQQSTLRNKFKNFPTLNRANLRDCQFEAISSVENSLRDLKPRALIQMATGAGKTYTACNFIYRLIKFANAKRVLFLVDRNNLARQTKKEFENFHLSDENRKFSEVYIVQHLSTNAIDKDAKVVITTIQRLYSMLQNESEYDEVNEEISAFETKPVQQKNVVYNPKVPIETFDFIVVDECHRSIYGEWRQVLEYFDAFLIGLTATPSKQTLGYFNKNLVSSYPLERSIVDKINVDCNIFRIKTKISEGGSTIEAGEIPTIDKRTREQRYESLDEDLEYSSKDLDYSVLAPNQIITVLECYKNSIFTQLFPEREPNFVPKTLIFAKDDNHAENITRLAREVFNKGNEFCKKITYNIGNEDPESLIKAFKIDPKFRIAVTVDMIATGTDIKALEVIIFLRDVKSSIYYEQMKGRGVRTINSNDLQSITPNAISKDKFYIIDAVGVTESKKSLSSTLERKKSLSLKKLLENVAKGDISDDTLSTLAGRIVRIEANINNDDKNKIKSLTDGKSLSNITNEILDTLDGDKTISKTQDEIDALKDATVKPFNSPALRTLLVDLSSKSKIYIDLVSTDEVVSADFSKEKAQELIVSFKDFIDKNKDEIEALSIIYNTNYKNKSLTYKLIKELDEKLKTSLLEPEKIWEAYYVIQDNKVRTKKVSIAECLTNLIQLIKFAIGFNDELVEFSSVANSRFELWCGRQINKGISFSDEQMEFLRLIKDYIITNSCLDKNDIQELLGDKGGIFKANKLFSNFDDLLDDLNLAIVA
- a CDS encoding helix-turn-helix transcriptional regulator yields the protein MDNVNFLKLTIESLERQFQGRQSLNRKETAKVLGIGVSTLDLRIKEGRNLPEYIKIGDAKNSRIVFTLVAIAQYLTNARQKVL